One Xyrauchen texanus isolate HMW12.3.18 chromosome 44, RBS_HiC_50CHRs, whole genome shotgun sequence DNA segment encodes these proteins:
- the LOC127636655 gene encoding vacuolar protein sorting-associated protein 37B-like, whose protein sequence is MGEMSGFENRFNTYSTAQLNELLEDDDKLREIVREMDEMQEMQQNKELTIASNRSLAEQNLGLHPELDHQKIQLTKRYSWLQELHESYQLRKSTLGSSSLDTLLALLQTEGAKIEEETENMADSFLGGTLSLDSFIDDYQSKRKLAHLRRVKIDKLQETVLKDVQVPQGSSNGSSQPPETSSSSTPFQGLSNGSPAHVKATPTSQPLPLSYPLPNMVPSYSCPFPPLPQGPGTGLPPRAGFIMQ, encoded by the exons ATGGGAGAAATGTCCGGCTTTGAGAACAGATTTAACACTTATTCCACCGCACAGCTGAACGAACTGCTGGAGGACGATGACAAGCTCCGCGAAATTGTCCGGGAAATGGATGAG ATGCAAGAAATGCAACAGAATAAAGAGTTGACGATTGCCAGTAATCGTAGTCTGGCGGAGCAGAACCTCGGCCTGCATCCCGAACTTGACCATCAGAAGATTCAGCTGACCAAACGCTACAGCTGGTTACAAGAGCTACATGAGTCCTATCAGCTCCGCAAGTCTACGCTAG GAAGCAGTTCACTGGACACGTTGCTGGCTCTTTTGCAAACTGAGGGAGCCAAGATTGAGGAAGAAACAGAG AACATGGCTGATTCGTTCTTGGGTGGAACTTTATCTCTGGATAGCTTTATTGATGACTACCAGAGCAAGAGAAAACTGGCCCACCTGAGGCGTGTGAAGATTGATAAGCTACAGGAGACAGTGTTAAAAGATGTCCAGGTTCCTCAGGGATCCTCTAATGGTTCTTCACAACCTCCGGAAACTTCCAGCTCCTCCACACCCTTCCAAGGCCTTTCTAATGGTTCTCCAGCCCATGTTAAAGCTACACCAACATCTCAGCCATTGCCTTTGTCCTACCCCTTGCCAAACATGGTACCTTCATATTCATGTCCATTCCCACCACTCCCTCAAGGACCTGGCACTGGTCTTCCCCCAAGGGCGGGTTTTATAATGCAATGA